One part of the Pecten maximus chromosome 1, xPecMax1.1, whole genome shotgun sequence genome encodes these proteins:
- the LOC117321509 gene encoding neuronal acetylcholine receptor subunit alpha-3-like, which produces MANRVYVFFVLFSCFRVADFAASTTQKDIYTAITSGYTKEVRPVSTANSVLNIEVMGYLLAINDFDEVAGTLESVIVLGLKWKDEALIWNASTYNNVSYIIIPQSKVWAPELFNVKAADTFVPIGSGTFKVSIMFNGDVQMMPGGIMKVKCSPDVAKFPFDVQNCSLEILPWMYMANDILLTAVAAELDYTYYELNGEWTVTKTELRSINKNGYPFLTISLMLTRLPLYHIVNTLIPVYFLGFLNPLVFILPCDCGERSGYTLTMLLSYTVFMMVINASLPQTSSPMAALSFVTFGALVFSGWIAVLNCFQLRMYHREDDVPVPLWLVRLINILSCSGYRKVKPEVAVVGDAENMQVSRVNKDDNTVDWKRVVDVLDIFYLKFIYITFTLGTIIATVYLSSM; this is translated from the coding sequence ATGGCGAACAGAGTTTACGtatttttcgttttattttcGTGTTTTCGTGTTGCTGATTTTGCGGCTTCCACCACTCAAAAGGACATTTACACCGCCATAACCTCCGGATATACAAAAGAGGTTCGCCCTGTGTCAACAGCAAATAGTGTTTTGAACATAGAAGTTATGGGCTATCTATTAGCCATCAACGACTTTGACGAAGTTGCGGGGACCCTTGAGTCTGTAATTGTTCTGGGATTAAAATGGAAAGATGAAGCGCTGATTTGGAACGCTTCTACTTACAATAACGTAAGCTATATAATCATCCCGCAATCTAAAGTTTGGGCTCCAGAGCTCTTCAATGTGAAAGCCGCAGATACATTTGTCCCAATAGGCAGTGGTACTTTCAAAGTATCTATTATGTTTAATGGGGACGTACAAATGATGCCCGGGGGAATTATGAAAGTCAAATGCTCGCCGGATGTAGCCAAATTTCCTTTTGACGTCCAAAACTGCTCACTGGAAATACTACCGTGGATGTACATGGCTAATGATATACTACTCACTGCAGTTGCTGCAGAACTCGATTACACGTATTACGAACTGAATGGGGAATGGACAGTTACGAAAACCGAACTGAGATCTATAAATAAAAATGGATATCCTTTTCTGACGATTAGTCTCATGTTAACGAGACTTCCACTGTACCACATAGTGAACACGTTGATTCCGGTATATTTCCTCGGCTTCCTCAACCCGCTTGTCTTTATCCTGCCCTGTGACTGTGGAGAAAGGTCCGGATACACCTTGACCATGTTACTGTCATACACTGTATTCATGATGGTTATCAACGCTTCATTGCCGCAGACATCTAGTCCAATGGCGGCCCTTTCATTCGTGACTTTCGGAGCGCTTGTTTTCAGTGGTTGGATCGCAGTTTTGAACTGTTTCCAGCTTCGCATGTACCACCGAGAAGACGATGTCCCCGTGCCTCTTTGGCTTGTGAGACTGATTAACATTCTATCCTGTTCCGGTTACAGAAAGGTCAAACCGGAAGTCGCCGTGGTCGGAGATGCCGAAAACATGCAGGTTTCGAGGGTAAACAAAGATGACAATACAGTTGATTGGAAACGTGTAGTCGACGTCCTGGACATATTTTATCtcaagtttatatatattacttttacTCTTGGTACCATAATCGCGACGGTGTACTTATCGTCAATGTAG